The following nucleotide sequence is from Streptomyces xiamenensis.
CGGCCGCCCGTCCCAGGCGGGGTGGTCCCTGAGGCCCTTCTCGACCCATGCGGCGTCCGTCTCCACGCGTGCCGCCGCTCCCGCGTGGTGCGCGTGCGAGCGGCGCACCGCGTCCAGCAGCCCGTCGGAGACGGGGATCGTGGGGTTTTCCGCGATCCGGACCAGGAACCGTCCGGCCACGCGATGGATCCCCAGCGCGCCGGCGATGTCCTCGACCCGCCCGCCCGACAGAGCCGTCGCGTCGTCGCTGAATCCGCCGGCCCACAGCACCGCGTCAAGCACCGGGTTACCCATCGCACTCCTTGTCTTGATCCTCGTCCAGGTCTTCCGGGGAGCCGTGCCCCTGTCAGTGCCGGGCTCCGCCGCGCGGTGCGGCGTCCGTCGCCGGCGGGAGCAGCCGCCGCGCCGCCCGCTCCCGCAGGGATCCGGGTGCTCCGTGCGCGGTGAGGTAGCCGGCGATGTCGCCGTGCTCCCGGGTGATCCAGCTCAGTGCCTGTTCCATGGCGGGGACGGCTCCGCTGTTCATCGCGTCGAAGAAGCCGATGTCCTTGCCCTTCGCGAGCCAGGAGGCGCGCCGCCGGGCCACGGTCGGGGCGACCGACTCGGCGGCCCGGGCGTGGTGGGCCACGATGTCCTGTGGCCGGGCGCCGGCCAGGCCGAGGGTCAGCGCCACGACGAGTCCGGTGCGGTCCCGTCCGGTGCGGCAGTGCACCAGCACCGCACCGTCCCGGGGTTCCAGGACAAAGGTCACCGCCTCGGCGAGCGCCCGGCCGTGCCGTTCGAGGTGCCGCAGGTACAGTTCGGCGAGCGAGGCGCACCGGCCGGGCTGCGGGCGTGACGCCTCGTCGCCGATGGGCAGGCGCCGGTAGCTCATGTCCGGCTGCGCGGCCAGCGTCTGGGGTACCTTGCCGGCTTCGCGGTCGCTGCGCAGGTCCAGGACGGCGGTCAGGCCCTGACCGCGCAGCAGGTCGATGGTGGAGGGGGCGTAGGGGGTGGTGAAGCCTCCCCTGAGCAGCCTGCCGCGGGTGAGGGGGGCACCCCGGATCTCCTGCCCGCCCACGTCGTGCACCAGATGGGGTGAACCGAGTTCGATCGCGCGCACGTTTTTCTCCCCTGCAATCGAGGTTCGGCAGAACGTCGTCCGCCGGACCGCATTCCGGAATGCGCTTTCCTGGCCCGGCACGTCCGCGTCCGTTCGGCGGCGTGCGACGGCATCATTCCGGGTTGCGCATGAAAAGAGGGATCCCCGAGGAGCGGCGCGGTGAAACGCGGGCATCTCGGGTACCTGTAAGC
It contains:
- a CDS encoding tyrosine-protein phosphatase, with translation MRAIELGSPHLVHDVGGQEIRGAPLTRGRLLRGGFTTPYAPSTIDLLRGQGLTAVLDLRSDREAGKVPQTLAAQPDMSYRRLPIGDEASRPQPGRCASLAELYLRHLERHGRALAEAVTFVLEPRDGAVLVHCRTGRDRTGLVVALTLGLAGARPQDIVAHHARAAESVAPTVARRRASWLAKGKDIGFFDAMNSGAVPAMEQALSWITREHGDIAGYLTAHGAPGSLRERAARRLLPPATDAAPRGGARH